The Calonectris borealis chromosome 6, bCalBor7.hap1.2, whole genome shotgun sequence genome contains the following window.
TTACGGGCAGCAGAAGAGACGCAGATCATTCAGGGCCGTGTCATCCCTCTTCAGCCCCCATGCAGGATCCTGCCGGGTCTGGATGCCGCACACCGCCTTGGAGCACTGGGGGCTCCAGCCGCCCCACTGGCCCCAGGCGGACCCTGGCCCCTCCAGGATGTGCCCGTCTGAGCAGGCGAAGCGGGCGCTGGTGGCGGCCACTTCATCACTCAGGAGCCTGCGCTGGGGGGCCTGGACCTGCAGCTCGAAGCCCACCAGGTGCCCTTGGTGGGGGCACCAGCGGGCCTCCGACCAGTGGCCCCACCTAGACGGGGAGAGAGAAGCCAGTCGGAGCCGAGGCCAGGGGGTGCGGGAGGAGAGAGTGCAAGCCTTTCGGAGTTGGGGGCAGCCATGGAGAAGGCTCTCCAGCCAtggggaggggagtgggggggctgggggctcacCTGCCGCTCTGGGACTCAGCTGTGTAGCCGCCACTGGGGTCCCCACCGCGGGAGCAGTACAGCCGAATCCCGTTGAGTGCCGTGTCGTCCTCCATCACCCCCTGGGGCACCTCTACCTGTGAGGGAACGGAGGTGGGGTGTTAACTCCCCACAGGAGCAGGGTCCCCAGACCAGCCATAGGCACCAGTGCGGAAGCTGCACCTTGAAGCTGACGCCGCTGGCGTAGGAGCCCTTGGGGCACATCTCCGGCCAGGCCCAGTCTCCCCACGGCCCCCCATTGGACACGGTGATGACCGAGGCATCCCTCCCACCCAGGTCCTGCTTGTGCCCCTGCCCTGCGGCGCCTGCAAGTCCcgaaagcagcagcaggacctgTCCCCCCAGCatggctgccctgcctgcagccggccTGCCGGGCTCTTATACctagcagggctggcaggagggaccTGGCAGCATCTCAGTTACCTTCCCAGGGTGCCCAGGCCTGTCGGACGGCCAGGATTAGCTGCAAGAGAGGGCTAATCCCGCCTCCGGGTGGGATGCAGAGAGCTGATCCACCAGCTCTTTGTTTGGGTCCCTCTCTGGGCAGCTTGCCCAGAGCCACTGGGCATCCTGGTGCCAACTGGGGCTCGGggcagcacggggctgggggactttcctctccccctccgGAAGAGATGGGATTTGCACTCtgtcttttgctctttctttcttttttgcagttAAAATGAACAGGCACATTCACCAACACCTCTGATGGAAATCCCATCCCATCTTCTCTGTCCTCACTCCCCAAGGTATCCATTTCATCATGGTTTCACGCTTCATTTGTCCCAGTTTGCTTTCCGGTTGCACCCTCCTCTTTTAGAGGCTTATCGTCTTAATGCTTAACAGCCACTTTCTGCATAACAGCTCTTTTAAGGATTTCTGAGTGGCTTTTTTTTGCATGAGTGTTGGATAAGAGACTTCCAGCCACCTCCATGCCAGGACCTGGCTGCCCTTTCAGATACTTCTTCAATTTCTTCTGCCCGGGCTCCTCGGTTTCCTCCTGCCATCCCCTTTCCAAAGTCAAGCACTACTGCGGGGGGACTGGTGACCTCTTCCCCTTGGGAGGACGCAGTTGCCATAGTGGACCAGGCACCTGATACTAGATCCTCCCTTGGGCTCAGACACCGCTGGGAGTCGAGCCCAGGGCCCCCGTGTGCCAGGCAGGAGCTTGTGCCAACCCCGGTCGCAGGACACGCCAGCtcgggctgtccccatcccccccgcGCTGCAGCAAAAGTCCCGACGAGGGTGGGATTCGAACCCACGCGTGCAGAGCACAATGGATTAGCAGTCCATCGCCTTCACCACTCGGCCACCTCGtcctgcccgccgccgcgcacGGCCCCGCCCCTCGCTAATCagcgcggggccccgccgcccgctgccggcCTGACGGCGGggcgccgctgccccgccggggcccggcccggcccgcccgcacCGCCGCGGAGCTACCCGCCGCCCTgagggccggccccgccgcccgcccgctggAGGCCCGGCCCGGGGTTGTCCTGCCGTCGCCCTCTTAGCGCAGCCGGCAGCGCGTCAGTCTCATAATCTGAAGGTCCTGAGTTCGAGCCTCAGAGAGGGCAGCGCTTTTGCCGCCCCGCCTGATTGGGAGCGGGGCCGCCATTTTGCTGCCCCACGCAGCCCCACGGCCGCGTGAGCGGGCTCTGCGGTGGGCTCAGCCCCGTCCACCCCCGGGGTCCTCCCCTGCATACCCCGCGCCCCAGGGTCCGCTCCTCCCTGCAGCGGCGAGGCGGACCTGCAAAAAGGgccggcccggcgccgccgccgccccgcgatGGCCGGCTCCCCCTGCCAGGTGGGGCGGCAAAAGCTCTGCCCTCTCTGAGGCTCGAACTCAGGACCTTCAGATTATGAGACTGACGCGCTGCCGGCTGCGCTAAGAGGGCGGCCATaaggcgggccgggccgggccttcAGCGGCCCCACGGCTGCGCGGGCAGGGGCGAGGCCGGTTGGCGGCGCgaaggggcggggccgcgcggggcgCCGGGCAGGACGAGGTGGCCGAGTGGTGAAGGCGATGGACTGCTAATCCATTGTGCTCTGCACGCGTG
Protein-coding sequences here:
- the LOC142083959 gene encoding vitelline membrane outer layer protein 1 homolog; amino-acid sequence: MLGGQVLLLLSGLAGAAGQGHKQDLGGRDASVITVSNGGPWGDWAWPEMCPKGSYASGVSFKVEVPQGVMEDDTALNGIRLYCSRGGDPSGGYTAESQSGRWGHWSEARWCPHQGHLVGFELQVQAPQRRLLSDEVAATSARFACSDGHILEGPGSAWGQWGGWSPQCSKAVCGIQTRQDPAWGLKRDDTALNDLRLFCCP